In the Arachis stenosperma cultivar V10309 chromosome 8, arast.V10309.gnm1.PFL2, whole genome shotgun sequence genome, TGGATTTTACTCAAACCGTTAGTCAATAATGGCTGCCTTTGTTCGCTATTTGCGATAAAGTGTATCCTAATTTGGTGAGgcaattttattcaaatatgaAACATGAAGATGCCAAGGTGGTTTTGTATGGAAAAAGCAAAATCATTGTTCTTAATAAGGAACGCATTTGAGAAATATTAGGATATTAAGGTATTGGAATCGATGTTTTTGCTTTTGGAAAGTGGGATCCTGACCTCCATGTTAGCATAAACACTACCTTTATGATCATCTGTGAACAAGTAACTCTTTGCTTCGGCCTAACATCCACTCGTAAAATCCTTGGCCTAGTTAACGCCCAACCCCATTGCATCATCACACTTTATCCTACCTCAAAGTGGCTCCTTCTAATGTGTGACTTTTTGCGATACTCTGGTGTTGTATGCTCTCATTTAAGGAATTCACATCTCTTTTGTATACTTGATGATGAGGCATATGTATGAATGGATGAAAAGTGAGAAAAAAATCTACTTTGCTTTATGTCCTTTTTCTTACAAAATTTTTTACATACTTTAATGTTGATTTATTTGCTGAAATTGCCGAGGAGCATAACTCATTCTTAAAAGGAGGTGGTGCAATGAGAAGAACTAGTATACAATACACCACCATTGTGTtggaaaataaaagaacaaggCACACACACTCACGAAGAATATAAAATGAAGAGGAATGTATTGAATGTATTTGTGTGTTGTTATTTATGAAATGATTACATATGTATTTATACTTTTCTTTGACATCTAAACTTAATACATCCTAATAAATAAAtggtttaaattaaaattaaatatagaCAACTTATTCAAACTGTGGTTTCTATTCATTCTTAAATTCTAACCATcaagtttatttttaacattctcCCTTAAACTTGATAATTTTTCGACTCCAATCATAATCCTTAACTTTTGAAAAGCATCATATTTAAGAAGTTTTGTGAAAATGTCAGCAACTTGATCAAGTGATTTCACATACTCAACCTCCACATACATGTTCTCAATACATTGTCGAATAAAATGATACTTTATTTCTATGTGCTTGCTTCTGTCATAAAACACTAGATTCTTTGCTAGGGCAATCGCTGACTTATTGTCCATCATGATCTTGATGGATTCAGCTTGCTCAAAATAAAGTTCCTTCAGTAGTATCTTCAGCCAAATTGCATGACATGTACAGGCAGTGGCAGCAACATATTTAGCTTCACAAGTTGAAAGAGTGACTATAGGTTGTTTCTTTGAACACCAAGAAATTACATTATTTcctaaaaagaaaacaaagccaGTAGTACTCTTCCTGTCGTCAATATCCCCAGCATAATCACTATCACAATAGCCCATTAATTTGAATTCATCTGAAGCTGAATAAAACATGCCTACTCAAGAGTGTCTCTAAGATAGCGAAGAATTCTCTTGGCTGCCTTCATATGGGTTTCTGTTGGATTCTCCATGTAACGACTAATTAAcccaactgaaaataaaatgtCAGGTCTAGTACATGTCAAATACCTTAAACTCCCCATGAGACTTTTGAATAATGTTTGATCAACTTTTCTTACACCTTCTTCCTCTTTGGAAAGTTTGACTCCACACTCCATAGGTGTATTGGTAGGATTGCAGTCTAACATGTTGAGTTTCTTCAATAGCTCTCTTACATAAGCCTGTTGTGAGATGAAAATTCCATCCTCCATTTGTTTCACTTCAATTCCCAAATAATAAGACATTAGTCCCATATCACTCATCTCAAATTCTTGAGCCATTACCTTCCTAAATTCTTCAAACATTATTTGATTGTTTCCTGTGAATATAAGGTCATCCACATAGACACAAACAAATAACAAatttcctctttcttctttcacATAGAGTGCATATTCATGAATGCACCTAGTGAAACCATTATCTTGAAAATACGTATCAAGATGATCAttccaagctcttggagcttgcttCAGTCCATATAAGGCCTTTTTAAGTCTTAAAACTTTATCTTCACAACCCTCAACAACAAAACCCAAAGGTTGTTCAATATAAACTTCTTCCAGAAGATTACCTTTCATAAAAGCAAACTTCACATCCATTTGGTGGATTTTCCAGTTGTTCTGTACTGCAAGTGACAGCAATAGCCTTATCGTCTCCAAGCGAGCAACTGGAGCAAACACCTCATCATAATCTATTCCTTGCTTCTGCTTATACCCTTTTGCAATGAGTCTTGCCTTATACCTTTCTACATCACCTTTAGAGTTCTTTATAACTCTGTAAACCTATTTGACTCCAATAGCCTGATGACCACTTGGAAGTGATGCAAGTTTCCAAGTGTTGTTCTTCTCAGTTGCTTGAATTTCTTCCTCCATAGCTTGTATCCATTTCTCATCTTTGACAGCttctttaaaacttaaaggctCATCATTGGAGAGTAAACATAATAAATTTTCATCCTTTAGCTTTTCTGTTTACTTATAGAGATCAGAGAGACTTTGATATCTATGAGGGCCTTCGCTTGAACTAGAGGatggagaagatgatgatgatgctagTGGGATTAATGCTGGTGTTGAAGCATCGATTTTGCCTTGCACTTCTTACATCAGGGCTTCTTTTTCCTCAAAGTAAGGCAGAAAATCATAAGTGACTTCATTTTGTGTACTCCTGTCCCACTTTGCATTTTCTTCAAATTCAACATCTCTGCTTATTATTACTTTATTATTGATGGGATTGAAGAATTTGTAGCCTTTCCTCATAACCAATAAATACAAGATTTTGACTCCTATCATCAAGCTTCGATCTTTCTTGCTCAAGAATTTGGACATATGTAATAGATCTAAATACTCTTAAATGTGATACATTAGGCTTCAAACCACTCCATACTTCTTGAGGTGTTATATCTCTCAAACTCTTGGTAGGTGAGCGGTTTGAAAGATAAACTGCACATGCAACTGTTTCTTCCCATAACTCTGTTGGTAATGACTTACTTTTTAACATCTTTCTTGCCATAGTTAGAATTGTCCTATTCTTTCTTTCAGCaaccccattttgttgaggcAATCTAGAAATAGTTAGGGGATGTCGAATACCATGATTTTCATAAAACATCTTGAATTCATTTGAAGTGAATTCTCCACCTCTGTCAGTTCTGAGAGCTTTTATCTCATAGCCACCTTCTTTTTCAACGAGGGCTTTAaacttcttgaaagtttcaAATGCTTCGCTCTTTTATTTCAAGAAATAAACCCATGTTTTTCttgaataatcatcaataaaaataaaaaataggtgCTTTTACCAAGTGACAAAGGCTTGATGGTATAGGTCCACAAACATTCGTGTGGATAAGCTAAGGTGGTTTGGTAGCTATTGATTTGGACTGCTTTGGAAAACTCTTTCTTGAATGTTTTTCAAGTAAGCAAGCTTCACATAACTGATGAGGATGATCAATTATTGGAATTCCTTTTACCATCTTCTTTATTCCCAATTCTTTGAGCCTACCAAAATTTAAATGTCCATATCTCATATGCCAAATCCATGGTGGATCTTCAATACATGACTTTAAATATATAGCTCCATCGCTTCTCATGTTTAACAAGAATATACGATTTCTTGTCATAAAAACCTTAGCAATAAGATTTCCATTTTTATCTCTAAGCCAAAGATAGCGACCTTTCATGACTATCTTGCAACCATTCTCCATAAGTTGCCCAATACTCAAGATATTATTCTTCATCTTTGGGATGTAATAAACATTGGTAAGAATCTTATGACTTTTATTCTTCAGCTCGAATAGAATCATCCATTTGCCATTGATCTCTACTTTTGATTCATCACCAAAATGCACGTGTCCTTTTACGTTGGTGTCGAGTGCTACAAATTTACCCCTATCACTTGTCATATGGTTGCTAGTTCCATTGTCAAGATACTACGTACTATCTTCAGAATTTTGATCTTCCTTGAGCGTAAGGAATAATGTTGGTTCTTCAACATCTTCACTGTGCACAACaagtttattttcttcttctttggatGTCTGACACTCCCAAGAATAATGTCCATTCTTTCCACATGAATAGCATCCAATGTGTCTTTTGTcaactattcttcctcttccACGACTTCgagaaaaattttgatttcttttctATTGAGAGTAATttttctcatctcttcctcttcCGTAACCACGTCCTCGTCCTCGTCCACGGTCTCGACCTCGTTCTTATCTTCCACTTCTGTTGGTTTCTCCTCTAGCATTCCATGAAAGTTTTGCCTACAAGACATGCTCCACATGTTCTTGCTTGCCTTTATCCATTCTTTCTTCATGGGCTCGGAAGGAACCATTCAAATGATCAATAGACATCGTATCCAAATCTTTGGACTCCTCAATGGCTACCACCACATGGTAAAATTTTGAGTTGAGAGAACAAAAGATTTTCTCAACAACACGAAcatcttctaatttttttccAAGCCTTTTCATTTGGTGCACTACCGTCAAAACTTTGGTGAAATAATATGAAATGGATTCAGTCTCCTTCATTATTAGAGACTCAAACTCAGCCCTTAGAGTTTGAAGACGAACCTTCTTCACCTTTTCAACTCCTATGACGGAATTTTGAAGAGTATCCCAAACTTTTTTTGCATTGGTTATATTAGCAATCTTCTCAAACATATCATCATCCAAGTCTTGATGAATGATAGTAAGTGCACAttgatctttctttcttttattttctaattctTCCTTCTGAGCTTCTGTTAGCTTGTCCACATTCTCTGGTTCTACATAGCCTTTCTCAACCATCTCCCATACTCCTTGAGCACCGAGAATTACTTTCATTTGAGCTGCCCAATTGTCATAGTTGAGCTTAGATAATTGTGGACATTGAAAAGATAAAGTAGTTTCTTTTGACGAAGACATTTTATAAGTAGCTCTGATTCCACTttgttgaaaaataaaagaacaaggCACACACACTCACGAAGATTATAAAATGAAGAGGAATGTATTGAATGTATTTGTGTGTTGTTATTTATGAAATAATTACATATGTATTTATACTTTTCTTTAACGTTTAAACTTAATACATCCTAATAAACAAAtagtttaaattaaaactaaatataaaCAACTTATTCAAACTGTGGTTTCTAttcatttttaaattctaatcatcaagtttatttttaatacattgAACCTTCTAAGGACTTTTGGATGCTGGAATCTCCCACCGAtccgaaaaaagaaaaacaagggTTCCAAAATCAAGGTTCTTTTGTCAAAGATGTGATCCATGAGATATCTAACCTTGCTGATTTGATGATAATGCACAAAATGCAAAGGAGAGACGAAACTGACCTTGAATTGAAGATTAGAAAATCTCAGCAAAGGATCGGTATTGTTGAGCAATACGTTAAGGAGCTTGATGACTTTTCTATTTCTctaaggaagaagaagaagcaaaagGATCAACTGGTGGATCTGATTTTGATGCCTAAATGATATTTTTGCTGCTATTATTCTCATGAAACATTTTGAAGTTTTATCTCCTAACTGTTTATTTTGCTGCACTATTATGCATAATTGTAATCGCTATTAACCACCTTTATTATGAACTGCTAGAACTTTTGTTTGGATGCatgtacttttttttatttccctCCTTGATGGCAAAAgggaaaaaattaaagagaattaacttttattatttatgtctTAAGGACTATATTATGCATAGACTTGTTTTCGATGTTTTTGGTATCCCTTCCTTTGATATTAGTTTTAATTGCTCTGATATTTGCTCTGGTATGTATTTTTCTTGTGCTCTGGTACCTTATATTATAAGCATCATATTTCGTCTAGTATATCTTTGCTATGTGTATGTTGTTTTAGTATATGATTAGGAACCAAAGCTTTGTGCTCTTATTCTTAATTGATGGATGCTCATAACTAGGGGGAGCTTGCAGAAAATTTAGGAAAGTCATTTCTATATTCTCTCCTTAATCTAATTTTAGTCATGTTTGCAATTAAAGGATAGATTGTTGAGTTAATAATTGATTAACTACTTTGTGATGacaaacataattaataatatcCTATTATACTTATTTTCTTTATAACATTGTAAGTATTAATGTATTTGCATCAAAGATCACAATCAAACAATCTATGATTCAAGCAAAAAGCAGCACATGATTGATTTAATTATAAGCAAGAATCAAATTATATATGAAAAAGAAGCTGCTGCACGTTGGGAAgaaagcaaaaaagaaaagatttccCCTATAATGCCAACGGCTACTACCACTCAAGGTGCAAACGGTTAACTTGATCAAAAGAGAAATTATTTCATATTGAAGAAGAGATTTCAAGCTCTATATATAAAGTTTTCATTAAGGAAGAAGGCAACCAATTTGTGTAtatttcaaatcatataaataaTCTTTTATCTCTTTGTTATTTGAGtgtgtttttattattttttttttgtctataTTCTACCTTactttaaaagatataaaagataaagagagTAGTATACACAAAAGTTATTTTAATCTTTGAGTGTTTTATTTCGAAAATGTATTGGGTTAGAGTGTATTTGGTTCTCTTTAACTAGGTTAGGTTAGCACATAAATGAATTACTAAGCTTGAGATAGCTTAAGTGGTTTATAAGAGTGAGTCTCTTGGAATTAATGTTTATAATCCTTATTaatt is a window encoding:
- the LOC130945935 gene encoding uncharacterized protein LOC130945935, coding for MSSSKETTLSFQCPQLSKLNYDNWAAQMKVILGAQGVWEMVEKGYVEPENVDKLTEAQKEELENKRKKDQCALTIIHQDLDDDMFEKIANITNAKKVWDTLQNSVIGVEKVKKVRLQTLRAEFESLIMKETESISYYFTKVLTVVHQMKRLGKKLEDVRVVEKIFCSLNSKFYHVVVAIEESKDLDTMSIDHLNGSFRAHEERMDKGKQEHVEHVL